In the bacterium genome, AATAACATCCTGCATTAAAACACCAAGCATTTCATCCAGGTAACGTTTTAAACGAATACCACCTTTTTTGGTAAAATGCAACCGTCCTTCATTATCAAGAGATTTCATAGTATCCAGGGGGACTCGCCATAAAGACGTAAAACCCTTATATTCGTAAGTATATCCACCTCCCGTAAGTCCTTTTGCAGTAAGATTATCATCTGCCCATAAACGGCCATCGGAATCAACATTTCTAAAACGTGATAAATACTTTTTGTTATACTCACAATATTGTTCATTCCATTCGTAGTTATTGGATTTTGTATAAAACAATAATACGTCGTGAACTTTTCCAAACCTTTTTGGATCATTGTGCGCTGTAGTTCTTTTCCAAATAATTTCATTTCTAAAATTTTCTACTCTGAAAATTGCATCCATCAATAATTTCAGATAATGACTTGCAGTCGGGTCGCAATGGAGATAAATGCTTCCCGATTCTTTCAATACCCGATGCATTTCCACAAGCCGTATCGCCATCATGGTAAGGTATGCCATCATATCGTTACGGCCCAGAAAGAGACGGAACGCCTGAATGAGATCGGCGAGTTTTTTCGGGCCGCCGGTGACCAGTTCCTCGTAAACGGCTTCCGAATGGATGTCCCAGTGCCAGGTATCATCAAAGGCGGTTATCTGGGCAGAGGAATCGGTGCCGTTTTTCTCCTTGAAGAGTATATTATACGTCGCTTTTGAGTTGAATGGCGGATCGAGATAGATGAGATCGACACTTTCATCGGAGATATGTTCCCTCATGATTTCAAGGTTGTCTCCGAAATA is a window encoding:
- a CDS encoding restriction endonuclease; its protein translation is MTDSWKNRLYFGDNLEIMREHISDESVDLIYLDPPFNSKATYNILFKEKNGTDSSAQITAFDDTWHWDIHSEAVYEELVTGGPKKLADLIQAFRLFLGRNDMMAYLTMMAIRLVEMHRVLKESGSIYLHCDPTASHYLKLLMDAIFRVENFRNEIIWKRTTAHNDPKRFGKVHDVLLFYTKSNNYEWNEQYCEYNKKYLSRFRNVDSDGRLWADDNLTAKGLTGGGYTYEYKGFTSLWRVPLDTMKSLDNEGRLHFTKKGGIRLKRYLDEMLGVLMQDVITDISVINSQAKERLGYPTQKPESLLERIIKASSNEGDLVLDPFCGCGTTIAVAERLHRRWIGIDITHLAIALMKHRLEDTFSHELSPYEIIGDPKDLESARTLAIQNRHQFEWWALSLVGARPAQDKRKGADKGVDGYNYFFDDESRQAKKIVVQVKSGHVTVSQVRDLIGVVEHEKAAIGAFITLQEPTAPIETEAASAGFYETEIKVSARIMRYPRIQILTIEELLGGKELSFPEWSADATHKKAARQKKKQDDEQTSLL